The Siansivirga zeaxanthinifaciens CC-SAMT-1 region CCAACTAGCCCAAAAATTATGTACGTTGGCATTGAACATAGATGTTGGTCCAAATACTTGTGCATCACCTGTCCATCCCATACGTTCATCACGCTGTGGACAATCGGTAGGAATATCGAAGAAATTTCCACGAAGTCCCCAAACGATATTACTTTGAAGTTGATTTAACTTTTCGTGAGAAGATGTAAAGGTTCCATTTTCTTCAAAATCTGAATACTGTACTAATCCTGTTACCCAATCTTTTGAGGGTTCTTTTGTACTATCAAATCCGCATAACTCTACATATTGAAATCCGTGAAAGGTAAATTTTGGCTTCCACTCTATTACACCGTCTTTTGAAGCTGTATAATAATTTGTTGACTGCGCACTTCTATAATTGTCTGTATAAAAAGAACCATCTGGAGAAAGCTTTTCTGCAAATCGAATTTTTAAAGTTTGTCCTTTTTTCATGGGTACTTTTAACAAAGGAACCCCAACCATATTCTGTTGAAAATCGAAAATAACTGCGTCATCTCTTTTTATAATCTCTTTAGCAGGTAATTCTATTTTTGTTTTAACGGTATTATGACGTTTTGGCTCTAAACTAATAGAATTATCTATATCGAAAGCACTAACAGGTATCCAATTATTATCATTAAAATTATTGGTTGTCCAATTTGGCATTTCAATGTTAGCATCGTAGGTTTCACCATCGTAAATTTCTGATAATCGAATAGGGCCGTTGGTAGTGCCTTTCCAAGATTCGTCTGACATGATTATGTTTTTAGAGCCATCTTTCATTATTAACTCTAACTGGCATAAAATTTTAGGCGATTCGGTATCACTCCAAAACGATTTCATCCAACCTAAACGACCAGAATGCCATCCTGAAGCTATTTCAATTCCAATGGTATTTTGACCAGATTCTATTAAATTAGTAACATCATAGGTAATGGTTTCTATACGTTTTTTATAAGGTGTATATCCTGGAGGCATCACATCGTCACTCACGTCTTTACCATTTATAGCTACATCAAAAACGCCCTTTGCCGTGATGTATAATCTTGCTAAAGCTACCTCACTAGACAACTCGAAGCCTTTTCTTAGATATTGAGGCCTGTGAATAATGTTGTTTTGGCTTCCTAATACTTTTTCTTTTTTGGTATCTAACCCAATCCATTTCGCTTGCCAATCGCTATTTTTTAATAATCCTAACTCAAAATGATTAACATCACTCCAATTAGATTCTACATCATCTTGATTCCAATATTTTACTTGCCAATATACTTTTTGACGAGAATTCAAGTTTTTACCTGCATATGCTATAAACGTTGATTGTTCTGAAACTTGCTTTTTAGAATCCCATAAATCGGCATTGTTTGGAAGCAAATCGGGATTTGAAGCCACAACTATTTGATATGCCGATTGTTCTTTTACATCACTTGTAACAGGTAAGTTCCAAGAAAATGTTGGTGAGGCATTATAAAACCCAATAGGATTTTTAAAACCCTCTGAAATTGTCAAATTATTAGCATTATGTAAAAAAGGTTGTTGGTTTTTACAGCTTGTTAGGTTAATAATTACAAGACTTAATAAGACATAAAAAGCAACTGCAAAATTTGATTGTTTTGTCATTTTGATTTAAAGTTTCGTTTGAAAATTATAGGCACCTGGTGTTGCCAAAATTAATATTGAAGTTTGATTGTTATTAATTAGTTTTAAGTTGGAATTGTTTTTAAAGGTTTTTCCATTTACTTTTAAATCTATCTTATTACCTGATGGAATTGTTATTTCGGCAGAAGTGTTGGGGGGTAC contains the following coding sequences:
- a CDS encoding family 78 glycoside hydrolase catalytic domain is translated as MTKQSNFAVAFYVLLSLVIINLTSCKNQQPFLHNANNLTISEGFKNPIGFYNASPTFSWNLPVTSDVKEQSAYQIVVASNPDLLPNNADLWDSKKQVSEQSTFIAYAGKNLNSRQKVYWQVKYWNQDDVESNWSDVNHFELGLLKNSDWQAKWIGLDTKKEKVLGSQNNIIHRPQYLRKGFELSSEVALARLYITAKGVFDVAINGKDVSDDVMPPGYTPYKKRIETITYDVTNLIESGQNTIGIEIASGWHSGRLGWMKSFWSDTESPKILCQLELIMKDGSKNIIMSDESWKGTTNGPIRLSEIYDGETYDANIEMPNWTTNNFNDNNWIPVSAFDIDNSISLEPKRHNTVKTKIELPAKEIIKRDDAVIFDFQQNMVGVPLLKVPMKKGQTLKIRFAEKLSPDGSFYTDNYRSAQSTNYYTASKDGVIEWKPKFTFHGFQYVELCGFDSTKEPSKDWVTGLVQYSDFEENGTFTSSHEKLNQLQSNIVWGLRGNFFDIPTDCPQRDERMGWTGDAQVFGPTSMFNANVHNFWASWLQSVRESQYDNGGIPWVVPDVLYNNKVSAGWGDVCVIIPWKIYYRTGDKKILEENYETMKGWVAYHETSSKDLISSMDGFADWLQPLPANGDNKGDTSHSLIGTAFFAHSAKLTAKTAGVLGKIEEQKQYDALYKKIAEAFDKKFFDEQGKIKDVTETQTSYLLALAFGLLPDHKLEQAKTNLLAKIKEADNHLRTGFLGTPLLSEVLDAKGEIDLMYTLLFNETYPSWFYSINQGATTIWERWNSYSKEEGFNPMNMNSLNHYAYGAIGEWMYERIGGIAPLEAGYKKIRIAPQPRNPLKSADATYNTPYGKVSSSWKTENNQFNLDVVVPPNTTAKIIVPAAANSDLKLNGETFKDHENVKLIVKTENGFELLVQPGNYTFISKF